One region of Armigeres subalbatus isolate Guangzhou_Male chromosome 3, GZ_Asu_2, whole genome shotgun sequence genomic DNA includes:
- the LOC134224714 gene encoding frizzled-2, with the protein MTRTNKISSLTTTCLLLLLCSTRVSSSYYSGGGASPAPHLPAIPKDPHSRCEEITIPMCRGIGYNLTSFPNEMNHETQEEAGLEVHQFWPLVEIKCSPDLKFFLCSMYTPICIEDYHKPLPVCRSVCERARAGCAPIMLQYSFQWPDRMACENLPVSGDTENLCMEQPSEDDGSHSSGGGGSGGSHSKPTRKSHGSSAGGASGQNNKCKGKNSKNCQNPPGERTKECMCRCREPLVTLGKENLLHNQSVERVGDVINCAIPCRGAFFSQEEKDFAGVWIALWSGLCGISTLMTLTTFLIDTERFKYPERPIVFLSACYFIVSCGYLTKLFLGHDEIACDGKAIKYPSMGQSSCTMIFIMIYFFGMASSIWWVILSFTWFLAAGLKWGNEAISKHSQYFHLAAWLIPTVQSVSVLLRPAVDGDPIAGICYVGNTSVENLKNFVLAPLFVYLVIGTTFLMAGFVSLFRIRSVIKQQGGIGAGSKADKLEKLMIRIGIFSVLYTVPATIVIGCHLYEANFTEDWMTGLTCPCKAGTGIRQKPLYSVLMLKYFMALAVGITSGVWIWSGKTVESWRRLWRRLFGSPDPTGAGQVLIKPRPPLPQPYATSGIGVPGSAAASLLATPYTQTVGSVASTSHHHLHHHVLKQTPLSHV; encoded by the coding sequence ATGACACGAACAAATAAAATCAGCTCGCTGACGACGACGTGTCTACTGCTACTGCTGTGCAGTACCAGAGTTAGCTCCAGCTATTACAGCGGCGGTGGGGCAAGCCCTGCCCCTCATCTACCGGCGATACCAAAAGATCCGCACTCGCGGTGCGAAGAAATCACCATTCCGATGTGTCGTGGCATCGGCTACAACCTCACCTCGTTCCCGAACGAGATGAACCACGAAACGCAGGAGGAAGCCGGACTGGAGGTGCACCAGTTCTGGCCCCTGGTCGAGATCAAATGCTCACCGGATCTCAAGTTCTTCCTCTGCTCGATGTACACTCCGATCTGCATCGAGGACTACCACAAGCCACTTCCGGTGTGCCGGAGTGTATGCGAGCGGGCTCGTGCCGGCTGTGCACCCATCATGCTGCAGTACAGCTTCCAGTGGCCGGATCGAATGGCTTGCGAAAATTTGCCCGTCTCGGGAGACACCGAAAATCTATGCATGGAACAGCCCAGCGAGGACGATGGCAGTCACTCGTCCGGCGGTGGCGGAAGCGGAGGTTCGCACTCTAAACCAACACGCAAGTCCCACGGTTCGTCCGCGGGTGGCGCCTCCGGTCAGAACAACAAATGCAAGGGCAAGAATTCAAAAAACTGCCAAAATCCCCCAGGGGAAAGAACAAAAGAGTGCATGTGCCGGTGTCGGGAGCCACTGGTGACCCTGGGGAAGGAAAACCTACTGCACAACCAAAGTGTCGAAAGGGTAGGCGACGTCATAAACTGCGCGATCCCGTGTCGGGGGGCGTTCTTCAGTCAGGAGGAAAAGGATTTCGCCGGGGTGTGGATCGCGCTATGGTCCGGCCTCTGCGGCATAAGCACACTAATGACACTCACCACGTTCCTCATCGACACCGAAAGGTTCAAGTATCCTGAGCGGCCGATCGTGTTCCTGTCGGCGTGCTATTTCATCGTGTCCTGCGGCTATCTGACCAAGCTGTTTCTCGGGCACGACGAGATCGCCTGCGACGGGAAAGCCATCAAGTACCCGTCGATGGGACAAAGCTCGTGTACGATGATCTTCATCATGATTTATTTCTTCGGAATGGCCTCGTCGATCTGGTGGGTGATTTTGTCGTTCACTTGGTTTCTGGCTGCAGGACTTAAGTGGGGCAACGAAGCTATTTCGAAACATTCGCAGTACTTCCATCTGGCAGCGTGGCTGATCCCAACGGTGCAGAGTGTTTCGGTGCTGTTGAGGCCGGCGGTGGATGGTGATCCTATTGCCGGAATTTGCTACGTTGGTAATACATCAGTGGAAAATTTGAAGAACTTTGTGCTGGCACCGCTGTTTGTGTACTTGGTGATAGGAACGACGTTCCTGATGGCAGGATTCGTGTCACTGTTCAGAATCCGATCTGTAATAAAACAGCAGGGCGGCATTGGAGCTGGATCGAAAGCAGACAAACTGGAGAAATTGATGATCCGGATAGGGATCTTCAGTGTTCTGTATACGGTTCCAGCGACGATCGTGATCGGTTGCCATTTGTACGAAGCGAACTTCACCGAAGATTGGATGACCGGACTGACATGTCCCTGTAAGGCGGGTACGGGCATCAGGCAAAAACCTCTGTACTCAGTACTGATGCTGAAGTACTTCATGGCGCTGGCCGTGGGTATCACGTCCGGAGTGTGGATATGGTCAGGCAAGACGGTAGAGTCGTGGCGACGGCTCTGGAGAAGGTTGTTTGGTTCACCGGATCCTACTGGTGCTGGACAGGTACTGATAAAGCCCCGACCACCACTCCCACAGCCGTATGCAACGTCCGGAATCGGAGTACCCGGTTCAGCAGCAGCTTCCTTACTTGCCACTCCGTACACGCAAACCGTTGGCAGCGTGGCGTCCACTAGTCATCACCATCTGCATCACCATGTACTCAAGCAAACCCCACTTAGTCACGTATGA